A window of Luteitalea sp. contains these coding sequences:
- a CDS encoding rhomboid family intramembrane serine protease, whose protein sequence is MWLLIQGAGSPLWLARSVCNLGLIPGELTGALTPGTGFAMGEGLVCLTDPGPQLTNVITSMFLHGSWMHLIGNMWFLWLFGNNIEDSMTRPRFVAFYLLCGLGAALLQVVTEPDSGVPMVGASGAISGVMGAYLVLYPKVRVFTIVPLGFFLTSVALPAWVMLGYWVLLQFLGGFSRIGGEGGGVAFWAHVGGFVVGLILIKLFTRPDHFAAHRSHHWQPRHVGWR, encoded by the coding sequence ATGTGGCTGCTCATCCAAGGCGCGGGCTCTCCGCTCTGGTTGGCCAGATCGGTATGTAACCTGGGGCTCATTCCGGGGGAGCTGACCGGCGCCCTCACCCCGGGGACCGGTTTCGCGATGGGCGAAGGCCTCGTCTGCCTTACCGACCCCGGCCCCCAGCTCACCAACGTGATCACGTCGATGTTCCTGCACGGCTCATGGATGCACCTGATCGGCAACATGTGGTTTCTGTGGCTGTTCGGGAACAACATCGAGGATTCGATGACGCGGCCGCGCTTCGTGGCCTTCTATCTCTTGTGCGGGCTTGGCGCTGCGCTGCTGCAGGTGGTGACCGAGCCTGATTCCGGAGTCCCGATGGTCGGTGCGTCAGGCGCGATCAGCGGCGTGATGGGCGCGTACTTGGTCCTCTATCCCAAGGTTCGCGTGTTCACCATCGTGCCGCTCGGGTTCTTTCTCACCTCGGTGGCCTTGCCCGCCTGGGTCATGCTCGGCTATTGGGTGCTGCTTCAATTCCTTGGGGGCTTTTCGCGAATCGGTGGCGAAGGCGGGGGCGTCGCGTTCTGGGCGCACGTCGGCGGCTTCGTGGTGGGGCTGATCCTCATCAAGCTGTTCACACGGCCCGACCATTTTGCCGCGCATCGGTCGCACCATTGGCAGCCACGCCATGTTGGATGGCGATGA